The Pelobates fuscus isolate aPelFus1 chromosome 2, aPelFus1.pri, whole genome shotgun sequence genome has a segment encoding these proteins:
- the MIXL1 gene encoding homeobox protein MIXL1, whose product MPGFKQESVDIFPAYILEHQVEYEGPGPHYFSAQGQIPHLPSNDHRGGQVCQSLNVSNHERTTDTSSGSHRRKRTSYSQQKLVILENYFQTNRYPDINDREQLAKKVCLPESRVQVWFQNRRARAKREDAKVDTKPVQSQLYLIGHGPNTYLCPTAQHHPLQTNNQSSAKQSLDRWTQQRLAEVPQPLHHMTAHIQTPVLNPASLFVTDYNCNPPDHFSTPEKPTVKPQKLFNMESLYHYGYEFQVAAKDYQCAPYSPISPLSSGSSDT is encoded by the exons ATGCCTGGATTCAAGCAGGAATCAGTGGATATATTCCCAGCCTACATCCTAGAACACCAAGTGGAATATGAGGGCCCAGGACCACATTATTTCTCTGCACAAG GACAAATTCCTCATCTGCCCAGCAATGATCATCGAGGGGGTCAGGTTTGCCAGTCTCTGAATGTTTCCAATCATGAGCGGACTACAGATACCTCTTCAGGATCTCATCGCAGGAAGCGAACAAGCTATAGCCAACAAAAACTGGTTATATTGGAGAATTACTTCCAAACTAACCGATACCCAGATATCAATGATCGAGAGCAACTAGCTAAGAAAGTCTGCCTGCCAGAGTCACGAGTTCAG GTCTGGTTCCAAAACCGGAGAGCAAGAGCCAAGCGAGAGGATGCTAAAGTGGACACAAAACCTGTTCAATCACAGCTTTACCTCATTGGCCATGGACCCAACACCTATCTTTGCCCAACTGCACAACACCATCCACTGCAGACCAATAACCAAAGTTCTGCCAAGCAATCTCTGGACAGATGGACTCAGCAGAGACTTGCTGAGGTTCCTCAACCCCTACATCACATGACAGCCCATATACAGACCCCAGTCTTAAACCCAGCATCACTTTTTGTGACAGACTATAATTGCAAcccaccagaccacttcagcacacCGGAGAAACCCACTGTGAAACCACAGAAGCTCTTTAATATGGAGTCATTGTACCATTACGGGTATGAATTCCAGGTGGCAGCCAAGGACTACCAGTGTGCACCCTACAGCCCGATCTCTCCATTAAGTTCTGGCTCTAGTGACacataa